A stretch of Armatimonadota bacterium DNA encodes these proteins:
- a CDS encoding competence/damage-inducible protein A, giving the protein MRAELISVGTELLLGQITDTNAAFLARVLAEHGVDLYFKQTVGDNPARIQQAVRLALERADLVVMTGGLGPTEDDLTVAAVADLLGLPLVERPEAREHIRTFFETRRRPAAASVYKQALLPQGARLIPNRRGTAPGVAITHGQATIVILPGVPAEMEAMVEDFLLPWLRERTGGEVIRSRILRVTGLGESAVEERIKDLLAMTTPTVAPYAKLGEVHLRLTAKGTPEAVAAALDEGERLVRARLGDLVYGVDEETLEGVVGELLRRRALTLAVGESCTGGLITHRLTDIPGSSAYLRLGVVAYSNEAKTALLGVPPELLARYGAVSPQVAAAMAAGARRVGGADLGLGVTGIAGPSGGTPEKPVGLVYLALTDGVEERVEEVRFGAAPGRRAVKALTSQAALNLLRLYLLRASRVPG; this is encoded by the coding sequence ATGCGCGCCGAACTCATCTCCGTCGGGACCGAACTCCTGCTGGGCCAGATCACCGACACCAACGCCGCCTTCCTCGCCCGCGTCCTGGCCGAGCACGGCGTGGACCTCTACTTCAAGCAGACCGTCGGCGACAACCCCGCCCGCATCCAGCAGGCCGTGCGGCTGGCGCTGGAGCGGGCCGACCTGGTCGTCATGACCGGGGGGCTCGGCCCCACCGAGGACGACCTGACCGTCGCCGCGGTGGCGGACCTGCTGGGCCTGCCGCTGGTCGAGCGGCCCGAGGCCCGCGAGCACATCCGCACCTTCTTCGAGACGCGGCGCCGCCCCGCAGCCGCCTCGGTCTACAAGCAGGCGCTGCTCCCCCAGGGGGCCCGGCTCATCCCCAACCGCCGCGGTACCGCCCCCGGCGTGGCCATTACCCACGGGCAAGCCACCATCGTCATCCTGCCCGGGGTGCCGGCGGAGATGGAGGCCATGGTGGAGGACTTCCTCCTCCCCTGGCTGCGGGAGCGCACCGGCGGGGAGGTGATCCGCTCGCGCATCCTGCGCGTGACCGGCCTGGGGGAGTCGGCCGTGGAGGAACGCATCAAGGACCTCCTCGCCATGACCACCCCGACGGTCGCCCCCTACGCCAAGCTCGGCGAGGTCCACCTGCGGCTCACGGCCAAGGGCACGCCGGAGGCGGTGGCGGCAGCCCTGGACGAGGGGGAACGGCTCGTCCGCGCCCGCCTGGGCGACCTGGTCTACGGGGTGGATGAGGAGACGCTGGAGGGGGTAGTGGGCGAGCTCCTGCGCCGGCGCGCCCTCACGCTGGCGGTGGGAGAGTCGTGCACCGGCGGCCTCATCACCCACCGCCTCACCGACATCCCCGGGAGCTCTGCCTACCTGCGGCTCGGGGTGGTGGCCTACAGCAACGAGGCCAAAACGGCCCTGCTCGGGGTGCCACCCGAGCTGCTGGCCCGCTATGGGGCGGTGAGCCCGCAGGTGGCGGCCGCCATGGCCGCCGGCGCCCGCCGCGTGGGGGGCGCCGACCTGGGGCTGGGTGTCACCGGCATCGCCGGGCCGTCGGGCGGCACCCCGGAGAAGCCCGTGGGGCTGGTCTACCTGGCCCTCACCGACGGCGTCGAGGAGCGGGTGGAGGAGGTGCGCTTCGGCGCCGCCCCCGGGCGGCGGGCCGTCAAGGCGCTCACCAGCCAGGCCGCGCTCAACCTCCTCCGGCTCTACCTGCTGCGCGCCTCCCGCGTCCCCGGGTGA
- a CDS encoding HU family DNA-binding protein has translation MTKRELANAVAEELELSKKDGVRAVDVVFEEITRALKRGERVSVPGFGIFAVRDRPARMGRNPQTGEAIRIPASRKVAFRASKDLKLAVGATRRKR, from the coding sequence ATGACCAAACGGGAGCTGGCCAACGCGGTAGCGGAAGAGCTGGAGCTGAGCAAGAAGGACGGCGTGCGCGCGGTCGACGTGGTCTTCGAGGAGATCACGCGCGCGCTCAAGCGGGGCGAGCGGGTGAGCGTCCCCGGCTTCGGCATTTTTGCGGTCCGGGACCGCCCCGCCCGCATGGGGCGCAACCCCCAGACCGGTGAGGCCATCAGGATCCCGGCGAGCCGCAAGGTGGCGTTCCGGGCGAGCAAGGACCTGAAGCTGGCCGTCGGAGCCACCAGGCGCAAGCGCTGA
- a CDS encoding DUF4115 domain-containing protein — MPGEDAAPEGFGPALRHARERAGLSLADVARLTRIRETYLAALEREDLAALPPPIYARGYLRAYARLLGLDPAPLVAAFNRAVPPAPRPHGGPGEIIIEPGAPPSPVQRYLRYAAWGALALGLFLTYVLIVQVVEFARPLPPAPQAAATAVPSPGGRPFAEASPPPAPAVAPSPTPEAPTGVTLTVSVHEASWLRVTADGDRVFQGILQAGEARTWRAERQVTIRIGNAGGVDLTVNGEPLGRLGARGEVVTRTFRATSPMP; from the coding sequence GTGCCGGGAGAGGACGCCGCTCCGGAGGGGTTCGGCCCGGCGCTGCGGCACGCCCGGGAACGGGCCGGCCTCTCCCTGGCCGACGTCGCCCGGCTGACCAGGATCCGCGAGACCTACCTGGCAGCGCTGGAACGCGAAGACCTGGCGGCGCTGCCCCCGCCCATCTACGCGCGCGGCTACCTGCGGGCCTATGCCCGCCTGCTGGGGTTGGACCCCGCCCCGCTGGTCGCCGCCTTCAACCGCGCGGTTCCGCCGGCCCCGCGGCCTCATGGCGGCCCCGGCGAGATCATCATCGAGCCCGGCGCGCCGCCCAGCCCGGTGCAACGCTACCTCCGCTACGCGGCCTGGGGGGCACTGGCGCTGGGGCTCTTCCTCACGTACGTCCTGATCGTGCAGGTGGTCGAGTTCGCCCGGCCCCTCCCGCCGGCACCACAGGCGGCGGCTACCGCGGTCCCCTCCCCTGGGGGCCGGCCTTTCGCCGAAGCGTCCCCGCCGCCGGCACCCGCGGTGGCGCCTTCGCCGACGCCGGAGGCCCCCACCGGCGTGACGCTCACCGTCTCCGTCCACGAGGCCTCCTGGCTGCGGGTCACCGCCGACGGCGACCGGGTCTTCCAGGGGATCCTGCAGGCCGGCGAAGCCCGCACCTGGCGGGCGGAGCGCCAAGTGACCATACGGATCGGGAATGCGGGAGGGGTCGACCTGACGGTGAACGGGGAACCGCTCGGCCGCCTCGGGGCGCGTGGGGAAGTGGTGACCCGGACCTTCCGCGCCACCTCTCCGATGCCCTGA
- a CDS encoding pseudouridine-5'-phosphate glycosidase, which produces MGGYHEFHVSDEIQVALGLEAAVVALESAVVTHGLPHPANLEAAERMASAVRRAGAVPAMVAVLEGRITVGVGPDELSRLADARGVKVARRDLPVALARGATGGTTVSATLAVAHALGVRVQATGGIGGVHLGAERTWDVSADLDELTRRPLVLVASGTKAICDPGATLEALDTRGVTVVGFGTDRFPLFYMPDSGYPVPWEVDSPAEAAAIYRAKQRLGDPSALLVCHPPPPDARLPAGLVREAVARAVEAAAREGIRGGDLTPYLLAEVDRLTQGAAVRANLALLEANAALAARIALALTEERLPA; this is translated from the coding sequence ATGGGCGGGTACCACGAGTTCCACGTGAGCGACGAGATCCAGGTGGCGCTGGGCCTGGAGGCGGCGGTGGTGGCGCTGGAGTCGGCTGTGGTCACGCACGGCCTGCCGCATCCTGCCAACCTGGAGGCGGCGGAGCGGATGGCTTCTGCGGTGCGGCGGGCCGGGGCCGTGCCCGCCATGGTGGCCGTGCTGGAGGGCCGCATCACCGTGGGCGTGGGGCCGGACGAGCTGAGCAGGCTGGCCGACGCCCGGGGGGTGAAGGTGGCGCGTCGCGACCTGCCGGTGGCGCTGGCGCGCGGAGCCACCGGCGGGACGACCGTCTCGGCCACGCTGGCCGTGGCCCACGCCCTGGGGGTGCGGGTGCAGGCCACCGGCGGCATCGGCGGGGTCCACCTCGGCGCCGAGCGGACGTGGGATGTTTCGGCCGACCTGGACGAGCTCACCCGCCGCCCGCTGGTGCTCGTGGCCTCGGGGACCAAGGCGATCTGCGATCCGGGGGCGACGCTGGAGGCGCTCGATACCCGCGGGGTGACGGTCGTGGGCTTCGGGACCGACCGCTTCCCCCTCTTCTACATGCCGGACAGCGGCTACCCCGTCCCCTGGGAGGTCGACTCCCCGGCCGAGGCGGCGGCGATCTACCGGGCCAAGCAGCGTCTGGGCGACCCGTCGGCGCTGCTGGTCTGCCACCCGCCCCCGCCTGACGCCCGACTGCCGGCAGGGCTGGTGCGCGAGGCCGTGGCGCGGGCCGTGGAGGCGGCGGCGCGGGAGGGCATCCGCGGCGGGGACCTGACGCCCTACCTCCTGGCCGAGGTCGACCGGCTGACCCAGGGGGCGGCGGTGCGCGCCAACCTGGCGCTGCTCGAAGCCAACGCCGCCCTGGCCGCGCGCATCGCCCTGGCCCTGACCGAGGAGCGCCTCCCCGCCTAG
- a CDS encoding long-chain fatty acid--CoA ligase, with the protein MAVRPEEIVSPPWVRFYDPGVPAHLTYPDHPVHHLLEQAARRYGPRPALVFFGRPLSYAALDTLATRFAAGLQRLGVEPGTPVSLHLPNCPQFVIAYYGILKAGGVAVPHNPLYTEREVAHQLQDAGVRVAVTLDLVTPAVLPAARRAGVRDVVVTPITAYMPLPLRLLYPLKAAREGQRVRVPWGPGLHRFATLLQPAPLRPVAVRPDDPAQYQYTGGTTGTPQAAVLTHRNLVANVTQVVAWNPRAQPGAETAMAVLPFFHIYGLTAVLNAGFAQGQTLVLIPRFDPSLVLRAVRRHRPTYFHGVPTMYMALLAHPALARTPLGSIRACISGAMALPVAVQQEWEARTGGRLVEGYGLTEAAPVTHCNPVWGHRKTGSIGIPLPDTEARIVDPETAQPLPPGEVGELAVRGPQVMAGYLRQPEATARALRDGWLLTGDMARMDEDGFFYLVDRKKEMINVGGLKVFPREVEEVLYEHPAVREAAVVGMPDRERGERVKAFVALKPGATVTAEALIAHCRERLAPHKVPRAIEVRETLPKSLIGKVLRRVLAEEARAGAGTP; encoded by the coding sequence GTGGCCGTTCGTCCCGAGGAGATCGTCTCACCGCCGTGGGTCCGCTTCTACGACCCCGGCGTCCCGGCCCACCTGACCTATCCGGATCACCCCGTCCACCACCTGCTGGAGCAGGCAGCCCGGCGCTACGGCCCGCGCCCCGCTCTGGTCTTCTTCGGGCGCCCGCTCTCCTATGCCGCCCTGGACACGCTGGCCACCCGGTTCGCCGCCGGGCTGCAGCGCCTCGGCGTGGAGCCGGGGACGCCGGTCTCCCTCCACCTGCCCAACTGTCCCCAGTTCGTCATCGCCTACTACGGCATCCTGAAGGCCGGCGGTGTGGCCGTCCCCCACAACCCGCTCTACACCGAGCGCGAGGTGGCCCACCAGCTCCAGGACGCCGGCGTGCGCGTGGCCGTCACCCTCGACCTGGTGACCCCCGCGGTGCTGCCGGCCGCCCGCCGCGCCGGCGTCCGCGACGTCGTCGTCACGCCCATCACCGCGTACATGCCGCTGCCCCTGCGGCTCCTCTACCCGCTTAAGGCCGCGCGCGAGGGGCAGCGCGTGCGCGTCCCGTGGGGGCCCGGCCTGCACCGGTTCGCCACGCTGCTCCAGCCGGCGCCGCTGCGCCCGGTGGCGGTGCGGCCGGACGACCCGGCCCAGTACCAGTACACCGGCGGCACCACCGGCACCCCGCAGGCCGCGGTCCTCACCCACCGCAACCTGGTGGCGAACGTCACGCAGGTGGTGGCGTGGAACCCCCGGGCGCAGCCCGGCGCGGAGACCGCCATGGCGGTGCTGCCCTTCTTCCACATCTACGGCCTCACGGCCGTCCTCAACGCCGGATTCGCCCAGGGGCAGACGCTCGTCCTGATCCCGCGCTTCGACCCGTCCCTGGTCCTGCGGGCGGTGCGGCGCCACCGCCCCACCTACTTCCACGGCGTGCCCACCATGTACATGGCGCTGCTGGCCCACCCGGCGCTGGCACGCACGCCGCTCGGCTCCATCCGCGCCTGCATCAGCGGGGCGATGGCCCTGCCGGTGGCCGTGCAGCAGGAGTGGGAGGCCCGGACGGGCGGCCGCCTGGTGGAAGGGTATGGGCTGACCGAGGCCGCGCCGGTCACGCACTGCAACCCGGTGTGGGGCCACCGGAAGACCGGGAGCATCGGAATCCCGCTGCCCGACACCGAGGCGCGCATCGTCGACCCCGAGACGGCGCAACCGCTGCCCCCGGGCGAGGTGGGCGAGCTGGCGGTGCGCGGGCCCCAGGTGATGGCCGGCTACCTGCGCCAGCCGGAGGCCACGGCGCGGGCGCTGCGCGACGGCTGGCTGCTCACCGGGGACATGGCGCGCATGGACGAGGACGGCTTCTTCTACCTGGTGGACCGCAAGAAGGAGATGATCAACGTCGGCGGGCTCAAGGTCTTCCCGCGGGAGGTGGAGGAGGTCCTCTACGAGCACCCGGCCGTGCGCGAGGCCGCGGTGGTGGGGATGCCCGACCGGGAGCGCGGCGAGCGGGTGAAGGCGTTCGTGGCGCTCAAGCCGGGGGCCACGGTGACCGCGGAGGCGCTCATCGCTCACTGCCGCGAACGCCTGGCCCCGCACAAGGTGCCCCGGGCCATCGAGGTGCGGGAGACGCTGCCGAAGAGTCTGATCGGCAAGGTGCTGCGACGGGTGCTGGCGGAGGAGGCCCGCGCCGGAGCGGGGACGCCCTGA
- a CDS encoding ABC transporter permease translates to MSEVPELLRTLLSAALLASAVRLTVPILLAALGAVFTERGGVVNIGLEGMMIMGTFWGAAATYFTAQALPGLVAAVPDLAPLAGMGAAVLAGMALALVHAVVTVTFRVDQIISGVALNLLAVGLARFLNILFFRVATQSPGIEGFTPISLPLLRDLPALAPVARNLSPVIPLALLLVVAGHWVLVRTRFGLRLRAVGEHPLAADTLGIDVYRMRYLGVLLSGALAGFAGGYLAIEQGHGYLEGMTQGRGFIALAAMIFGNWWPVGALGASALFGYFDALSLRVVALRIPYQFITVLPHIVTILVLAGVVRRAQPPAADGIPYAKEEE, encoded by the coding sequence GTGAGCGAAGTCCCGGAACTCCTCCGGACGCTGCTCAGCGCAGCACTCCTGGCCTCCGCGGTCCGGCTCACCGTGCCCATCCTGCTGGCGGCGCTGGGGGCGGTCTTCACCGAGCGCGGCGGGGTGGTGAACATCGGCCTGGAAGGCATGATGATCATGGGCACCTTCTGGGGTGCCGCCGCCACCTACTTCACCGCCCAGGCCCTGCCGGGGCTGGTGGCCGCCGTCCCCGACCTGGCCCCGCTCGCCGGCATGGGCGCCGCGGTGCTGGCCGGCATGGCGCTCGCCCTGGTCCACGCCGTCGTCACCGTCACCTTCCGGGTGGACCAGATCATCAGCGGGGTGGCCCTCAACCTCCTGGCCGTGGGCCTGGCCCGGTTCCTCAACATCCTCTTCTTCCGGGTGGCCACGCAGTCGCCGGGGATCGAGGGGTTCACGCCCATCTCCCTCCCGCTGCTGCGCGACCTCCCCGCGCTGGCGCCGGTGGCGCGCAACCTCTCCCCGGTCATCCCGCTGGCCCTCCTCCTGGTGGTGGCGGGGCACTGGGTGCTGGTGCGCACGCGCTTCGGCCTGCGGCTGCGCGCGGTGGGGGAGCACCCGCTGGCCGCCGACACCCTCGGCATCGACGTCTACCGCATGCGCTACCTGGGGGTGCTGCTGAGCGGGGCGCTGGCCGGCTTCGCCGGCGGGTACCTGGCCATCGAGCAGGGCCACGGGTACCTGGAGGGGATGACGCAGGGGCGCGGCTTCATCGCGCTGGCCGCCATGATCTTCGGCAACTGGTGGCCGGTAGGGGCCCTGGGGGCGTCGGCGCTCTTCGGCTACTTCGACGCGCTCAGCCTGCGCGTCGTGGCGCTGCGCATCCCGTACCAGTTCATCACCGTCCTGCCCCACATCGTCACGATCCTCGTGCTGGCCGGGGTGGTGCGCCGCGCCCAGCCGCCGGCCGCCGACGGGATCCCCTACGCCAAGGAGGAGGAGTGA
- a CDS encoding ABC transporter permease: MSLPARLLLLQVLTPLLAILFGAVVASGILLAIDRDPLAVYGQMLRFTLTRADSLASIFFKATPLILAGLAAALAFRASLWNIGVEGQYYVGAILAAYVGFAVRGLPAVAHLPLAVLAGAAGGMAWAFLPIALRLRRGAHEVITTIMMNYIAAALVLYLLEPGLLRDPAQAGTPRVRTPDVLPGARLPSLRPVLDLVGLQIPGYSSLNWMLVVGLLLCVLFALVLRRTTFGFEVRAVAANPQAAEAAGIPLGRVLFTMFLLSGAVAGLVGLSDTLGFFGYFDIDFPKGYGFLGISVALLARNHPVGVIPAALLLAFLDRGAQGVQVFAGVPREVIAIMQGVIILAIVVAYELLTRYLRALRKREAARAEPARALLPALGEGRRAGEAAGGGGP; this comes from the coding sequence GTGAGCCTGCCGGCGCGCCTCCTACTGCTGCAGGTCCTGACGCCGCTGCTGGCCATCCTCTTCGGGGCGGTGGTGGCGTCGGGCATCCTGCTGGCCATCGACCGGGACCCGCTGGCGGTCTACGGGCAGATGCTGCGCTTCACCCTGACGCGGGCGGACAGCCTGGCCTCGATCTTCTTCAAGGCCACGCCGCTGATCCTGGCCGGCCTGGCGGCGGCGCTGGCCTTCCGCGCGTCGCTGTGGAACATCGGCGTGGAGGGCCAGTACTACGTCGGGGCGATCCTGGCCGCCTACGTGGGGTTCGCCGTGCGCGGCCTGCCCGCGGTGGCGCACCTGCCGCTGGCGGTGCTGGCCGGGGCGGCCGGCGGCATGGCCTGGGCCTTCCTGCCCATCGCCCTGCGCCTGCGGCGGGGTGCCCATGAGGTCATCACCACGATCATGATGAACTACATCGCCGCCGCCCTCGTCCTCTACCTGCTCGAACCGGGGCTGCTGCGCGACCCCGCCCAGGCGGGGACCCCGCGCGTGCGCACCCCCGACGTCCTGCCCGGCGCCCGGCTGCCCTCGCTGCGGCCGGTGCTCGACCTGGTGGGGCTGCAGATCCCCGGCTACTCCAGCCTGAACTGGATGCTGGTGGTGGGGCTCCTGCTGTGCGTCCTCTTCGCCCTGGTCCTGCGCCGCACGACCTTCGGCTTCGAGGTGCGCGCCGTGGCGGCCAACCCCCAGGCGGCCGAGGCGGCGGGCATCCCGCTCGGGCGCGTGCTCTTCACGATGTTCCTGCTCAGCGGGGCCGTCGCCGGGCTGGTCGGGCTGAGCGACACGCTGGGCTTCTTCGGCTACTTCGACATCGACTTTCCCAAGGGCTACGGCTTCCTGGGCATCTCGGTGGCGCTGCTGGCGCGCAACCACCCCGTGGGCGTCATCCCGGCGGCGCTCCTGCTGGCCTTCCTCGACCGCGGGGCCCAGGGGGTGCAGGTCTTCGCCGGGGTGCCGCGCGAGGTCATCGCCATCATGCAGGGCGTGATCATCCTGGCCATCGTCGTGGCTTACGAGCTGCTGACGCGCTACCTCCGCGCCCTGCGCAAGCGCGAGGCCGCCCGGGCCGAGCCCGCCCGCGCGCTGCTGCCGGCGCTCGGGGAGGGCCGGCGGGCGGGGGAGGCGGCCGGAGGCGGCGGGCCGTGA
- a CDS encoding ABC transporter ATP-binding protein codes for MDARTPVIELRRITKRFPGVVANDRVDLGVHAGEIHALVGENGAGKSTLMKILYGLYLPDEGEVVVRGRPVRLESPRQALRLGIGMVHQHFMLIPRFTVTENVILGAEPVRRGDRLALREAEAAVAAIAQRYGFAIDPRALVAELSVGEQQRVEIIKVLYRGAEVLILDEPTAVLAPQEVDDLFENLRRLRAQGKTIIFISHRLEEVLAIADRVTVLRRGAVVGTVRADATTRAQLAEMMVGRPVLLAVERRETVPGPVRLRAEGLWALDGRGLPRVRDVTFEVRAGEIYALAGVEGNGQSELVEALVGLRPIARGRLFIDGRDVTHAGPRAIRLLGVAHIPEDRHRRGLVLPMEVRENLVLGHHTRPEFTRGPLLRQAAVDRFAADRVRAYDVRVPSLATPALALSGGNQQKVVVAREFAFDPQVLVAAQPTRGLDIGATEFVQQQLMEAKARGMAVLLVSVSLDEVFSLADRIGVLFHGEVVGEFRRGEVTPQEVGLYMTGAKRQVPA; via the coding sequence ATGGACGCCCGTACGCCCGTCATCGAACTCCGGCGGATCACCAAGCGCTTCCCCGGCGTCGTCGCCAACGACCGGGTGGACCTGGGCGTCCACGCCGGGGAGATCCACGCGCTGGTCGGGGAGAACGGCGCGGGGAAGTCCACGCTGATGAAGATCCTCTACGGCCTCTACCTGCCGGACGAGGGGGAGGTCGTGGTGCGCGGGCGGCCCGTGCGCCTGGAGTCGCCCCGCCAGGCCCTCCGGCTGGGGATCGGCATGGTGCACCAGCACTTCATGCTCATCCCGCGCTTCACCGTCACCGAGAACGTCATCCTCGGCGCCGAGCCGGTGCGCCGCGGGGACCGCCTGGCCCTCCGCGAGGCCGAGGCCGCGGTGGCGGCCATCGCGCAGCGCTACGGGTTCGCCATCGACCCGCGGGCGCTGGTGGCCGAGCTCTCCGTGGGGGAGCAGCAGCGCGTCGAGATCATCAAGGTGCTCTACCGCGGCGCCGAGGTCCTGATCCTCGACGAGCCGACCGCCGTGCTGGCGCCGCAGGAGGTGGACGACCTCTTCGAGAACCTGCGCCGCCTGCGCGCCCAGGGCAAGACGATCATCTTCATCAGCCACCGCCTGGAGGAGGTCCTGGCCATCGCCGACCGGGTGACGGTCCTGCGCCGGGGGGCGGTGGTGGGAACGGTCCGGGCGGATGCGACCACGCGGGCCCAGCTGGCCGAGATGATGGTGGGGCGCCCCGTCCTGCTGGCGGTGGAACGGCGGGAGACGGTCCCGGGGCCGGTGCGGCTGCGCGCCGAGGGCCTGTGGGCGCTGGACGGGCGGGGGCTGCCGCGCGTGCGCGACGTGACCTTCGAGGTGCGCGCCGGGGAGATCTACGCGCTGGCCGGGGTGGAGGGGAACGGGCAGAGCGAGCTGGTCGAGGCCCTGGTGGGGCTCCGGCCCATCGCCCGCGGGCGCCTGTTCATCGACGGGCGGGACGTCACCCACGCCGGTCCGCGGGCCATCCGCCTGCTGGGCGTGGCCCACATCCCCGAGGACCGCCACCGGCGCGGCCTGGTCCTCCCCATGGAGGTGCGGGAGAACCTCGTCCTGGGGCACCACACGCGGCCCGAGTTCACCCGCGGCCCGCTGCTGCGCCAGGCGGCCGTGGACCGCTTCGCCGCCGACCGCGTGCGCGCCTACGACGTGCGCGTCCCCTCCCTGGCCACCCCGGCGCTGGCGCTGTCGGGCGGCAACCAGCAGAAGGTGGTCGTCGCCCGCGAGTTCGCCTTCGACCCGCAGGTGCTGGTGGCGGCCCAGCCCACCCGCGGGCTGGACATCGGGGCCACCGAGTTCGTCCAGCAGCAGCTCATGGAGGCCAAGGCCCGGGGCATGGCCGTGCTGCTGGTCAGCGTGAGCCTGGACGAGGTCTTCTCCCTGGCCGACCGCATCGGGGTGCTCTTCCACGGCGAGGTGGTGGGGGAGTTCCGGCGGGGCGAGGTCACCCCGCAGGAGGTGGGCCTCTACATGACCGGCGCGAAGCGCCAGGTCCCCGCGTGA